ATGTGTAGAGAGCAGGTGAAACGTCGAATCGAACATGTCCCCAGTTGTATCTCGGCTATGTGGGCGATCGGAAAGAGGGTTTCTCTGCCTCGATAGAATCCGAGATCGGACACGATCGACCGCGGACGGCCTCGAGAGGGCGAATGCGTGGACTGTAACCGAATAGACCCGGTTGACGTGCGGCCGAAATTCTATAAATCACTATGAGGTTTGTATCGTAGCGCACGCACACGCCGACTCGGGTCGGTGTTCACACAGACTCACACGGTCTGTGTGTCCCCAAATTATATGTGTTATCTGAGTGAACGTCTCTACCAGCAGAAAATGACTGTCTCAGAGTCGGATACCGGGAGAGCGAGGCTGCTACGGGTGTCGAGAGGGAGCGAATCGCGGAAGGCGGCGAAACCTGGGGGCCGACCGTGAGCGAACCCTCGAGTCAGCGTCGCCGAGACGACTGGGACGCAAGCGACGTCCCCTGGACGATGCTCGAGGTAGAGGAGCTGGTCGACGCCTACTGGGCGGTCGTCGCACCGCGCTTCGAGGCGGACGGCTACGACCCACACGCCGAGAAACCGACCCACGAGTGGCTTCGCGCGAACGATCTCCGGCCGCTGCTCTACGCCCTCCGGACGTACCACGACCGGACCTTTACGGAGTTCTGGCGTGAAGACCTGGGTCTCGAGGGAGAGGACTCCGGCTACGAGTGGGAGACGACCGACGAGCGAACGATCGACGCGCTCGAGTCGTTTCTGTCCTCTCGCCGGGAGCGCAAGGGGCTCGCCGAGTCGTCGATCACGACGCTCCGGTACCGACTGAACCGGTACGTCGGGGCCTACCGCGACGAAAACGGGACGGGTGACCTCGTCTCGCCGATCGCCCGCGACAGCGACCGGCCCGCGTACGAGGCGGTGGACGCCTGCTGGGCGGCGTTCGACCGACTCCACGCGGAACTCGAGGGCGGCCAGACCAAACGCCGCATCCACCTCGCGGTCTCGAACTGGTACGCCCACCTGGTGCGCCGGAGGTGGGCGTCGGTCAATCCCGCAGAGGGACTCGACGAGGAGTTCGACTGGTCGACGGCGGCCGACGACGACACGGATACCCCGTGCCTGTCGAGCGATCACGTCAACGCCCTGTATCGGGCTGCGGATGACCGCGAGGAGCGACTGCTGGTTCTCGCACTCTGTGCCTGGGGGCTGCGACCGAACGAAGTCGCCCGCCTCCACGTCCAGCAGTTCGTCCTCCGGCCGTCCGACGACGACGTTCCATATATCGAGTTCCAGGAGCGCAAGAACGGTCCCGGGGAGGTGTCGTTGCTGTACGGGCGGGACGTCCTCGAAGCGTACCTCGAGGAGGTAACCGACACCGAGGGATGGAGCGGCTACCTGTTTCCCTCCCCACACGCCTCTCGGGACCACATCTCGCGGTGGACCGTCTGGAACCGATTCGACGGACTCACAGAGCGGGCGGAGCTGCCCGACGAGATCGACGGCGTCTCCACGGCGCCGAAGATGGGGCGGCGGTTCTGGTACGACGCCTACTCCGCCTCGCTCGACGTCGTTCTCGGGAGCCTGGACGAAATCGCCGCAGAGCAGGGGAGCTCGAGCGCGGAGGTCGTCCTGCAGAATTATCTCTCGGAGAGTCGAGCGCGGCAACTCCGGCGTTCGTACATGCGCGAGCAACTGGCCGACGCCTTCGGCGAGACGCCGAACGAGTAGTAGTTTGTAACGGGCGTTTCAACCAAGTGCTTCAATCAGGTGTTTCAAACGTTTGCAGCAAGCAGGTCTGCCGCTGTAACAGTCCCGACGTCCCTGTGTCTGCTACGAGGGAACGAAACGGTCGAACCCGACACTCGAACGGACGCATAGCAGGTAGCAAAGGTGCGCGACGAGCGTTCGGATCATGTACTTGGTTCGAGGAACCCGTACAATGGATAGATACGTCCGCTGAACGCAAGCGAATGAAGCGCTCACGTGATTCAAACAGAGGGTGCAGCCCGGCGAGACAAGCCATCGTTACAAATCCGAGTTACAAGCACAAGATTCAATCAGTTGTTTCAATCGTGTGTTTGGAGTGTTGGTTCCGAATGATGGTTGGGGTTGTGACAAGCAAGGAATCGGCACAATCGAAACGTCTGACGAATACTTATGATTGAAGCCACCCATGGAACGATCACAATGCTATCGTACGCCGTGTACAGTGAGGCCGGTGGCGTCGGAAAAACGACGCTCGCCGCAAATCTGGCGGTCGCGCACGCTCGAGCGGGACTCGACGTCCTCGTCGTACCGCTCGACCAGCAGGATGGCGACCTGAGCTACCTGTTCGACGTCGATCAGGACAGGGCAAGTACCGACGTAGATACACTAGTCCATCACCTCGTCGGCCGGGGGAAAGGCGAGTTCGCAGACCTCATCCAGACGGTCGAACACGGGATCGACATCATTCCGGAGCACAACCGCCTCGAGGACCTCGGCGAGGCACTCCGGAAAGAGCGCGAGGCGCGCAGCGACTTCGGCGAGTCGTTCCCGATGTGGACGCAGCTTCAGCGCGTCCTCCGCGAGGCGGCGATCCACAACCACTACGACGTATTGATCATGGACCCCCCGGCGAGTTCCGGGCCACACCTGTACAACGCACTCGATGCGACGCGAAACCTCGTCCTCCCCGTCGAACCCTCCGGAAAGGGTCAGGCGTCGGTGAGCGGACTCGAC
The sequence above is drawn from the Natrononativus amylolyticus genome and encodes:
- a CDS encoding tyrosine-type recombinase/integrase, with protein sequence MLEVEELVDAYWAVVAPRFEADGYDPHAEKPTHEWLRANDLRPLLYALRTYHDRTFTEFWREDLGLEGEDSGYEWETTDERTIDALESFLSSRRERKGLAESSITTLRYRLNRYVGAYRDENGTGDLVSPIARDSDRPAYEAVDACWAAFDRLHAELEGGQTKRRIHLAVSNWYAHLVRRRWASVNPAEGLDEEFDWSTAADDDTDTPCLSSDHVNALYRAADDREERLLVLALCAWGLRPNEVARLHVQQFVLRPSDDDVPYIEFQERKNGPGEVSLLYGRDVLEAYLEEVTDTEGWSGYLFPSPHASRDHISRWTVWNRFDGLTERAELPDEIDGVSTAPKMGRRFWYDAYSASLDVVLGSLDEIAAEQGSSSAEVVLQNYLSESRARQLRRSYMREQLADAFGETPNE
- a CDS encoding ParA family protein; translated protein: MLSYAVYSEAGGVGKTTLAANLAVAHARAGLDVLVVPLDQQDGDLSYLFDVDQDRASTDVDTLVHHLVGRGKGEFADLIQTVEHGIDIIPEHNRLEDLGEALRKEREARSDFGESFPMWTQLQRVLREAAIHNHYDVLIMDPPASSGPHLYNALDATRNLVLPVEPSGKGQASVSGLDVLVRNLEEQLEINIGVLAAVPNRVKGTRDQEEIIEEVSEQGFDVPVILRDRTSLLEGCWRERCSAFTYVRDHRERRRDYELETLAKFDTLARHLEAEGGLEAPNPPEPGALEDDDEMEVRA